One genomic region from Streptomyces sp. NBC_00582 encodes:
- a CDS encoding SLATT domain-containing protein, protein MGQPEMQPEGPPQDGRGEGAAGLRPGDLTGRTLPLGDWGEPAERLDELYRWVERGALQTAAWYLADRVWKRRGARVLRGGAATGAVAGAGLPLLDLTGVVGGVAPWGYLALLLAAACVVVDRFFGVTSGWIRDVATAQAVQRRLQVLQFDWASESVREVLGPADGTASEAAERCLAVLRRFSEDVMELVRAETADWMVEFRTGPAPLGIQSAVVSGGRQDAGVQGRFPMPPGANSRPNMPRQRPPEPR, encoded by the coding sequence GTGGGTCAGCCGGAGATGCAGCCCGAGGGTCCGCCTCAGGACGGGCGGGGCGAGGGTGCGGCCGGGCTGCGGCCGGGCGATCTGACCGGGCGGACGCTCCCGCTCGGGGACTGGGGCGAGCCGGCGGAGCGGCTGGACGAGCTGTACCGGTGGGTGGAGCGGGGGGCGCTGCAGACGGCGGCCTGGTATCTCGCGGACCGGGTGTGGAAGCGGCGGGGGGCGCGGGTGCTGCGCGGCGGTGCGGCGACCGGGGCGGTCGCGGGGGCGGGGCTGCCGTTGCTCGATCTCACCGGGGTGGTGGGCGGGGTGGCGCCCTGGGGGTATCTGGCGCTGCTGCTCGCGGCGGCGTGCGTGGTGGTGGACCGGTTCTTCGGGGTGACGTCCGGGTGGATAAGGGATGTGGCGACGGCGCAGGCGGTGCAGCGGCGGTTGCAGGTGCTGCAGTTCGACTGGGCGAGCGAGAGTGTGCGGGAGGTGCTGGGGCCCGCGGACGGGACGGCGAGTGAGGCGGCGGAGCGGTGTCTGGCGGTGCTGCGGCGGTTCTCGGAGGACGTGATGGAGCTGGTGCGGGCGGAGACGGCGGACTGGATGGTGGAGTTCCGGACGGGACCGGCGCCGTTGGGGATCCAGTCGGCGGTGGTGTCCGGGGGGCGGCAGGACGCGGGGGTCCAGGGACGGTTCCCGATGCCTCCCGGCGCCAATTCCCGGCCGAACATGCCACGTCAGCGGCCGCCGGAGCCGCGGTGA
- a CDS encoding serine/threonine-protein kinase has translation MEKLGPEDPQRIGAYRLLARLGAGGMGRVYLARSDRGRTVAVKLVKPELAAREEFRARFRQEVRNAQRVGGFWTAPVLDADTEAAVPWVATGYVAGPSLQQVVSQDHGPLPERSVRILAAGLAHALTNIHAAGIVHRDLKPSNVMVTIEGPRVIDFGVARALESVSDSGLTRTGAVVGSPGFMAPEQVRGEPITPASDVFCLGSVLAYATTGALPFGGTEGGAHALMFRIAEDEPDLTGVPEGMADLVRACLRKDPAARPSLAWILERTGTGDTLVDGHSREPWLPGALVAQLGQHAVRLLEVEDPEGAPEHSGRQSYGQGAPGAVTRPSAGGPGAAPPPPAPAAVPHPAYGHTQQHPQAGYGHQAPYNPYSGDFGGTQGSSPYSPSPYGAESSVGAPPPYAPHTPHTSHDSSYDSYDDEPEPSRRSRRTTVLLTTIALVVALAAGGSVYGLMSGGGSSDDKAGPSPSRTAGTGPSDSTPSEDESSSPSPSASATGGGAIPTGYLGTWTTTIDNETGKNTRRLVIKQGKVGDAVLSLVADGDSYHCEFTAELSERPDGKGPLEIGPSTVTSGQPRSSCTPGAATEVTLLSDGRLQRINADTGEKLTYRRG, from the coding sequence ATGGAGAAGCTGGGTCCGGAGGATCCACAGCGCATCGGGGCCTACCGGCTGCTCGCACGGCTGGGCGCCGGCGGGATGGGGCGGGTCTACCTGGCCCGTTCCGACCGGGGGCGGACCGTCGCGGTCAAGCTGGTCAAGCCCGAGCTGGCCGCCCGCGAGGAGTTCCGGGCGCGGTTCCGGCAGGAGGTGCGCAACGCGCAGCGGGTCGGGGGCTTCTGGACCGCGCCCGTCCTCGACGCCGACACCGAGGCCGCCGTGCCCTGGGTCGCCACCGGCTATGTCGCCGGGCCCAGCCTCCAGCAGGTCGTCTCGCAGGACCACGGCCCGCTGCCCGAGCGGTCGGTCCGCATCCTCGCCGCCGGTCTCGCGCACGCGCTCACCAACATCCACGCCGCCGGGATCGTCCACCGCGATCTGAAGCCGTCCAATGTGATGGTCACCATCGAGGGACCCCGCGTGATCGACTTCGGGGTCGCGCGGGCGCTGGAGTCGGTCAGCGACAGCGGCCTCACCCGGACCGGCGCGGTCGTCGGCTCACCCGGCTTCATGGCCCCCGAGCAGGTGCGCGGCGAGCCGATCACGCCCGCCAGCGACGTCTTCTGCCTCGGCTCCGTCCTCGCCTACGCGACCACCGGCGCCCTCCCCTTCGGCGGCACCGAGGGCGGGGCGCACGCCCTGATGTTCCGCATCGCGGAGGATGAACCCGACCTCACCGGGGTGCCCGAGGGCATGGCCGACCTGGTCCGTGCCTGTCTGCGCAAGGACCCCGCGGCCCGCCCCTCCCTGGCCTGGATCCTGGAACGCACCGGCACCGGGGACACCCTCGTCGACGGCCACTCCCGAGAGCCCTGGCTGCCGGGCGCCCTGGTGGCCCAGCTCGGGCAGCACGCCGTACGGCTGCTGGAGGTGGAGGACCCGGAGGGGGCCCCGGAGCACAGCGGACGGCAGAGTTACGGCCAGGGCGCGCCCGGGGCCGTAACCCGCCCGTCGGCCGGGGGTCCCGGCGCCGCCCCGCCGCCGCCCGCCCCCGCCGCCGTACCGCACCCGGCGTACGGGCACACCCAGCAGCACCCGCAGGCCGGCTACGGCCATCAGGCGCCGTACAACCCGTACTCGGGCGACTTCGGCGGGACCCAGGGGTCCTCTCCGTACAGCCCCTCGCCGTACGGTGCCGAGTCTTCCGTGGGGGCGCCACCGCCGTACGCCCCGCACACCCCCCACACCTCTCACGACTCCTCTTACGACTCCTACGACGACGAGCCCGAGCCGTCGCGCCGCAGTCGCCGTACGACCGTGCTGCTGACGACGATCGCGCTGGTCGTCGCGCTCGCGGCGGGAGGGTCCGTGTACGGGCTGATGAGCGGTGGCGGCTCCTCGGACGACAAGGCGGGCCCGTCGCCGAGCCGTACGGCCGGCACCGGGCCGTCCGACTCCACCCCCTCCGAGGACGAGTCGTCCTCCCCCTCGCCGTCCGCGTCCGCGACGGGCGGCGGCGCGATCCCGACCGGCTACCTCGGCACCTGGACCACCACGATCGACAACGAGACCGGCAAGAACACCCGTCGGCTGGTCATCAAGCAGGGCAAGGTCGGGGACGCGGTGCTCTCGCTCGTCGCCGACGGGGACTCGTACCACTGCGAGTTCACCGCCGAGCTCTCCGAACGCCCGGACGGCAAGGGCCCGTTGGAGATCGGTCCGTCCACCGTCACCTCGGGACAGCCCCGTTCGTCCTGCACACCGGGTGCGGCCACCGAGGTCACGCTCCTGTCCGACGGCAGGCTGCAACGAATCAACGCCGACACGGGGGAGAAGCTGACGTACCGCCGCGGATGA
- a CDS encoding YbaB/EbfC family nucleoid-associated protein has product MIPGGGQPNMQQLLQQAQKMQQDLARAQEELANTEVDGQAGGGLVKATVTGSGELRALRIDPKAVDPEDTETLADLIVAAVQAANQNAQTLQQQKLGPLAQGLGGGSGIPGLPF; this is encoded by the coding sequence GTGATTCCCGGTGGTGGCCAGCCCAATATGCAGCAGTTGCTCCAGCAGGCCCAGAAGATGCAGCAGGACCTGGCCCGTGCCCAGGAGGAGCTCGCGAACACCGAGGTCGACGGGCAGGCGGGCGGCGGCCTGGTGAAGGCGACGGTGACGGGCTCCGGCGAGCTGCGGGCGCTGAGGATCGACCCGAAGGCGGTGGACCCGGAGGACACGGAGACCCTCGCCGACCTGATCGTGGCGGCCGTCCAGGCGGCCAACCAGAACGCGCAGACGCTCCAGCAGCAGAAGCTCGGCCCGCTGGCCCAGGGTCTGGGCGGCGGCAGCGGCATCCCCGGGCTGCCTTTCTAA
- a CDS encoding aspartate aminotransferase family protein, which translates to MTPQTDSRTGAAVKAADRAHVFHSWSAQELIDPLAVAGAEGSYFWDYDGKRYLDLTSGLVYANIGYQHPKVVAAIQEQAARMTTFAPAFAVEARSEAARLIAERTPGDLDKIFFTNGGADAVEHALRMARLHTGRPKVLSAYRSYHGGTQQAINLTGDPRRWASDSASAGVVHFWAPFLYRSRFYSETEEQECARALEHLETTIAFEGPATIAAIVLETVPGTAGIMVPPPGYLAGVREICDTYGIVFVLDEVMAGFGRTGEWFAADLFGVVPDLMTFAKGVNSGYVPLGGVAISGAIAETFGRRPYPGGLTYSGHPLACAAAVATLEVMAQEGIVENARDLGASVVEPGLRALAERHPSVGDVRGVGMFWALELVKDRETREPLVPYNAAGEANAAMAAFGAAAKKAGVWPFLNMNRTHFVPPLNVSESEVKEGLAALDQALSVADEYTG; encoded by the coding sequence ATGACCCCTCAGACCGACTCCCGGACCGGCGCCGCCGTGAAGGCCGCGGACCGTGCGCACGTCTTCCACTCCTGGTCAGCGCAGGAGCTCATCGACCCGCTCGCCGTGGCCGGCGCGGAGGGGTCGTACTTCTGGGACTACGACGGCAAGCGCTACCTCGACCTCACCAGCGGGCTCGTCTACGCCAACATCGGCTACCAGCATCCGAAGGTCGTCGCCGCGATCCAGGAGCAGGCGGCCCGGATGACCACCTTCGCGCCCGCCTTCGCCGTCGAGGCCCGTTCCGAGGCGGCCCGGCTGATCGCCGAGCGCACCCCGGGCGACCTGGACAAGATCTTCTTCACCAACGGCGGCGCGGACGCCGTCGAGCACGCCCTGCGGATGGCCCGCCTGCACACGGGCCGCCCGAAGGTCCTCTCCGCCTACCGCTCCTACCACGGCGGCACCCAGCAGGCGATCAACCTCACCGGCGACCCGCGCCGCTGGGCCTCCGACAGCGCCTCCGCCGGAGTCGTGCACTTCTGGGCGCCCTTCCTCTACCGCTCCCGCTTCTACTCCGAGACCGAGGAGCAGGAGTGCGCGCGGGCCCTGGAGCACCTGGAGACGACGATCGCCTTCGAGGGGCCGGCGACGATCGCCGCGATCGTCCTGGAGACCGTCCCGGGCACGGCCGGGATCATGGTCCCGCCGCCCGGCTATCTCGCCGGCGTCCGCGAGATCTGCGACACGTACGGGATCGTCTTCGTCCTGGACGAGGTGATGGCCGGGTTCGGGCGCACCGGTGAGTGGTTCGCCGCCGACCTGTTCGGGGTCGTCCCCGACCTGATGACCTTCGCCAAGGGCGTGAACAGCGGCTATGTCCCGCTCGGCGGGGTCGCGATCTCCGGCGCCATCGCCGAGACCTTCGGCAGGCGCCCCTACCCGGGCGGGCTGACGTACTCCGGGCATCCGCTGGCCTGTGCCGCCGCCGTCGCCACCCTCGAGGTGATGGCGCAGGAGGGGATCGTCGAGAACGCGCGCGACCTCGGCGCGTCCGTCGTCGAGCCGGGGCTGCGGGCGCTGGCCGAGCGGCACCCGAGCGTCGGCGACGTACGGGGCGTGGGCATGTTCTGGGCCCTGGAGCTGGTGAAGGACCGCGAGACCCGCGAACCGCTCGTCCCGTACAACGCGGCCGGCGAGGCGAACGCGGCGATGGCGGCCTTCGGCGCGGCCGCGAAGAAGGCCGGGGTGTGGCCCTTCCTGAACATGAACCGGACGCATTTCGTGCCCCCGCTGAACGTCTCGGAGTCCGAGGTGAAGGAGGGCCTCGCGGCCCTTGACCAGGCCCTTTCGGTCGCCGACGAGTACACCGGGTAG
- a CDS encoding type 1 glutamine amidotransferase family protein encodes MTGKPVHLAVYDTLADWETGHATAYLARAGYEIRTVGPSEEPVVSIGGLRVLPDLALDAVRPEDSGLLILPGADLWDTTDDLAPFARKAREFLAAGTPVAAICGATAGLAREGLLDDRAHTSAVSFYLAATGYGGGERYVEADAVTDGGLITAGPTEPVAFAREVLGLLGVYEGEVLDAWYRLFHDSDPSAYAVLEKATADR; translated from the coding sequence ATGACTGGAAAGCCTGTGCATCTCGCCGTGTACGACACGCTCGCCGACTGGGAGACGGGGCACGCGACCGCGTACCTCGCCCGCGCCGGGTACGAGATCCGCACGGTCGGTCCCTCCGAGGAGCCGGTGGTGAGCATCGGCGGACTGCGCGTCCTGCCCGACCTGGCCCTGGACGCCGTACGGCCCGAGGACAGCGGCCTGCTGATCCTGCCGGGCGCCGACCTCTGGGACACCACCGACGACCTCGCGCCCTTCGCCCGCAAGGCCCGCGAGTTCCTCGCCGCCGGCACCCCCGTCGCCGCGATCTGCGGCGCCACCGCCGGACTCGCCCGCGAGGGCCTGCTCGACGACCGCGCCCACACCAGCGCCGTCTCCTTCTATCTGGCCGCGACGGGCTACGGCGGCGGCGAGCGGTACGTCGAAGCCGATGCCGTGACCGACGGCGGACTGATCACCGCCGGGCCGACCGAGCCCGTCGCCTTCGCCCGGGAGGTCCTCGGACTCCTCGGGGTGTACGAGGGCGAGGTGCTGGACGCCTGGTACCGGCTGTTCCACGACTCCGACCCGTCGGCCTACGCCGTGCTGGAGAAGGCGACGGCCGACCGGTGA
- a CDS encoding DUF5063 domain-containing protein — MSDATLHATDQNPDDFAVQIADQVESFLVAVTEVAKGDEPGSAVPFLLLEVSQLLLAGGRLGAHEDIVPDERYEPDTGPDADVDELRENLARLLDPVDIYSEVFDPYEPRKAPVPARISDDLADVITDLRHGMAHYRAGRTTEALWWWQFSYFSNWGSTASATLRALHSVLAHIRLDQPLQELDGLDTDQGVGDDTLEFEAGRVMEEEIAEKLGLGRPTG, encoded by the coding sequence ATGTCTGACGCCACGCTGCACGCGACCGACCAGAACCCGGACGACTTCGCGGTCCAGATCGCGGACCAGGTGGAGAGCTTCCTGGTGGCCGTCACGGAAGTGGCCAAGGGCGACGAGCCGGGCTCAGCCGTTCCCTTCCTGCTCCTGGAGGTCTCCCAGCTCCTCCTCGCGGGCGGCCGTCTCGGCGCGCACGAGGACATCGTCCCCGACGAGCGCTACGAGCCCGACACGGGCCCGGACGCCGACGTGGACGAGCTCCGCGAGAACCTCGCGCGCCTCCTCGACCCGGTCGACATCTACTCCGAGGTCTTCGACCCCTACGAGCCCCGCAAGGCGCCCGTCCCGGCCCGGATCTCCGACGACCTCGCCGACGTCATCACCGACCTCCGTCACGGCATGGCCCACTACCGCGCCGGCCGCACCACGGAGGCCCTGTGGTGGTGGCAGTTCTCCTACTTCTCCAACTGGGGCTCCACCGCCTCCGCCACCCTGCGCGCCCTGCACTCCGTCCTCGCCCACATCCGCCTCGACCAGCCCCTCCAGGAGCTCGACGGCCTGGACACCGACCAGGGCGTCGGCGACGACACCCTGGAGTTCGAGGCGGGCCGGGTGATGGAGGAGGAGATCGCGGAAAAGCTGGGCCTGGGCCGCCCGACCGGCTGA
- a CDS encoding helix-turn-helix domain-containing protein: protein MTAMARAENKVEAGGTAQVVAALAKALREQQELTQEELGKRIGYTGSAVSAMETCAQPASDKMLVKLEESIGGGLGVFEKARKYMLLDKYPPQFKNFALMEAEAVSLSSYQTFVVDGLFQTPEYARALIGGGFPKLPEAKVEELVEARIARRALFDRTDPQPMTELILDESVLQRPIGGWEVLRGQLRSLAEDAERDTVSLQVMPMDRGLRGSHAGTRGDMVLVVTKEHHHVVYMEIEDESVLVSDPVKVAGLTHRYAKIRSQALSPDDSLSLIRKLAAEERT, encoded by the coding sequence GTGACCGCAATGGCGCGGGCTGAGAACAAGGTGGAAGCGGGCGGTACGGCCCAGGTGGTGGCCGCGCTGGCGAAGGCCCTGCGGGAGCAACAGGAGTTGACGCAGGAGGAGCTGGGCAAGCGGATCGGTTACACCGGTTCGGCCGTCAGCGCGATGGAGACTTGCGCGCAGCCCGCGAGCGACAAGATGCTGGTCAAGTTGGAGGAGTCCATCGGGGGCGGGCTGGGGGTCTTCGAGAAGGCCCGCAAATACATGCTGCTGGACAAGTACCCGCCCCAGTTCAAGAACTTCGCGCTGATGGAGGCGGAGGCGGTCTCGTTGTCCTCGTATCAGACATTCGTGGTCGACGGTCTGTTCCAGACGCCTGAGTACGCCCGGGCGTTGATCGGCGGTGGCTTCCCCAAGCTTCCCGAGGCGAAGGTGGAGGAACTGGTCGAGGCTCGGATCGCGCGTCGGGCGCTCTTCGACCGCACGGACCCGCAGCCCATGACCGAGCTGATCCTGGACGAGTCGGTGCTGCAACGGCCCATCGGGGGCTGGGAGGTACTGCGCGGCCAACTACGTTCGCTGGCCGAGGACGCCGAACGGGACACCGTCAGCCTCCAGGTGATGCCCATGGACCGGGGGCTGCGGGGAAGCCACGCCGGCACCCGAGGCGACATGGTCCTGGTGGTGACCAAGGAGCACCACCACGTGGTCTACATGGAGATCGAGGACGAGAGTGTGCTGGTCAGCGATCCCGTAAAGGTCGCCGGCCTCACCCACCGGTATGCGAAGATCCGATCACAGGCCTTGAGTCCGGACGACTCGCTGAGCCTCATCCGGAAGTTGGCGGCAGAGGAGCGGACATGA
- a CDS encoding dolichyl-phosphate beta-glucosyltransferase, giving the protein MTAPAADRETETGTGTVELSVVVPARDEERRLGPTLDALVDHLEQNRHDAGAGWEIVVVDDGSTDATADLVAARRDPRVRAVTGEGRGKGHALRLGVAATRGRRILMTDADLATPVAELARLERALAEGHAAAVGSRAVPGATLGDRQHRARELLGKTGNLLIRATAVRGIRDTQCGFKLFDGDKARAAFAASRLDGWAIDVEVLRHFQRAAWPVAEVPVHWSHRPGSKVRPPDYLRFLRDLARLRRVDLLAALLFLAFSAALYSGRVLDPAHRYLTDSLQDQNQWEWFFAVTADNVAHLRNPLFSDLQGFPDGVNLMANTAMPGLSVPLTPVTLLCGPAVTLSLVMTLGLAATATAWYRLIAHRLTPHRGAAFAGAALAAFAPPFVSHANAHPNFVVLFMIPLIVDRALRLCTGTRTGRDAVVLGLMAAYQFFLGEEPLLLAALGMLLFALSYTAVRPSEAATAVRPLLRGLAIAAAVALPLVVYPLAWQFSGPQSYDGIDHGTAPGTANSLRALLTFAERSLLAGDTEATRALSLNATEQNAFYGWPLALLALAITVLLWRRRPVVRALAATVLAAAVLSMGPRIGGAPGPWALLDGLPLFESVIESRVAMICAPALGMLVALAIAEPRGPRPVVRYAGPAAVALALLPLLPAPLRSEPRAEVPAFFTDGTWKAYVRDGETLVPVPLAEPGAAEALHWQTAAGLGFRMPGGYFNGPYGDGDRTGVYGVPLRFTASLLQDTRFTGVAPVIDTAAREAAAQDLAYWRAGALVLAPQPHADVLRETVDKLVGRPGRRVDGVWVWDLHD; this is encoded by the coding sequence ATGACGGCGCCCGCCGCCGACCGGGAGACCGAGACCGGCACCGGGACCGTCGAGCTGTCCGTGGTCGTCCCGGCCCGGGACGAGGAGCGGCGGCTGGGGCCCACTCTGGACGCCCTGGTGGACCACCTCGAACAGAACCGTCACGACGCCGGGGCCGGCTGGGAGATCGTCGTCGTCGACGACGGTTCCACGGACGCCACCGCCGATCTGGTCGCCGCCCGCCGCGACCCGCGCGTCCGGGCCGTCACCGGCGAGGGCCGGGGCAAGGGCCACGCCCTCCGGCTCGGTGTCGCCGCCACCCGGGGCCGCCGGATCCTCATGACCGACGCCGATCTCGCCACTCCCGTGGCCGAGCTGGCCCGTCTGGAACGCGCGCTCGCCGAGGGTCACGCGGCGGCCGTCGGCTCCCGTGCCGTGCCCGGCGCCACCCTGGGCGACCGCCAGCACCGCGCCCGGGAACTCCTCGGCAAGACCGGCAACCTGCTCATACGGGCCACCGCCGTGCGCGGGATCCGCGACACCCAGTGCGGGTTCAAACTGTTCGACGGCGACAAGGCCCGCGCCGCCTTCGCCGCCTCCCGGCTCGACGGCTGGGCCATCGACGTCGAGGTGCTGCGGCACTTCCAGCGGGCCGCCTGGCCGGTGGCCGAGGTGCCGGTGCACTGGTCGCACCGGCCCGGCTCGAAGGTCCGCCCGCCCGACTACCTGCGCTTCCTGCGCGACCTGGCCCGTCTGCGCCGCGTCGACCTCCTGGCGGCCCTGCTCTTCCTGGCCTTCTCCGCCGCCCTCTACTCGGGCCGCGTCCTCGACCCCGCGCACCGCTATCTCACCGACTCCCTCCAGGACCAGAACCAGTGGGAGTGGTTCTTCGCGGTCACGGCGGACAACGTGGCCCATCTGCGCAACCCGCTCTTCAGCGACCTCCAGGGCTTCCCCGACGGGGTGAACCTGATGGCCAACACGGCCATGCCGGGCCTCTCGGTGCCGCTGACCCCGGTGACGCTGCTGTGCGGTCCGGCCGTCACGCTCAGCCTGGTGATGACCCTGGGCCTCGCCGCGACCGCCACCGCCTGGTACCGGCTGATCGCGCACCGCCTCACCCCGCACCGGGGCGCGGCCTTCGCCGGAGCCGCCCTGGCCGCTTTCGCGCCGCCGTTCGTCAGCCACGCCAACGCGCACCCCAACTTCGTCGTCCTCTTCATGATCCCGCTGATCGTCGACCGCGCCCTGCGCCTGTGCACGGGCACCCGGACGGGCCGGGACGCGGTGGTGCTGGGCCTGATGGCGGCGTACCAGTTCTTCCTCGGTGAGGAACCGCTGCTGCTGGCCGCGCTGGGCATGCTCCTGTTCGCGCTCTCCTACACGGCCGTACGCCCGAGCGAGGCGGCGACGGCCGTACGCCCCCTGCTGCGCGGCCTGGCGATCGCCGCCGCCGTCGCCCTCCCCCTCGTCGTCTATCCGCTGGCCTGGCAGTTCTCCGGCCCGCAGTCCTACGACGGCATCGACCACGGCACGGCCCCCGGCACCGCCAACTCCCTGCGCGCCCTGCTGACCTTCGCCGAACGCTCCCTGCTCGCGGGCGACACCGAGGCCACCCGGGCCCTCTCCCTGAACGCCACCGAGCAGAACGCCTTCTACGGCTGGCCGCTCGCCCTGCTGGCCCTGGCGATCACCGTCCTGCTGTGGCGCCGGCGCCCCGTCGTACGGGCCCTGGCGGCCACGGTCCTCGCGGCGGCCGTCCTGTCGATGGGCCCCCGCATCGGCGGCGCGCCCGGCCCCTGGGCGCTCCTCGACGGGCTTCCCCTCTTCGAGTCGGTGATCGAGAGCCGGGTGGCGATGATCTGCGCCCCGGCGCTCGGCATGCTGGTGGCGCTCGCCATCGCGGAGCCGAGGGGGCCGCGGCCGGTGGTCCGCTACGCCGGACCGGCCGCCGTGGCCCTGGCCCTGCTCCCTCTCCTCCCCGCTCCCCTGCGGTCGGAGCCCCGCGCCGAGGTGCCGGCCTTCTTCACGGACGGGACCTGGAAGGCGTACGTCCGCGACGGCGAGACGCTGGTCCCCGTGCCGCTCGCCGAGCCCGGCGCCGCCGAGGCCCTGCACTGGCAGACCGCCGCCGGTCTCGGCTTCCGGATGCCGGGCGGCTACTTCAACGGACCGTACGGCGACGGGGACCGCACCGGTGTCTACGGGGTCCCTCTCCGCTTCACGGCGAGTCTGCTCCAGGACACGCGGTTCACGGGGGTGGCCCCGGTGATCGACACGGCGGCGCGGGAGGCGGCGGCGCAGGACCTGGCGTACTGGCGGGCGGGGGCGCTGGTTCTGGCCCCGCAGCCCCACGCGGACGTCCTGCGTGAGACTGTGGACAAACTGGTGGGCCGACCCGGTAGGCGGGTGGACGGTGTGTGGGTATGGGACCTGCACGACTAA
- a CDS encoding GntR family transcriptional regulator: MPGSSGNGAVTRSTLRQQIADALRDEVLAGRLQPGQEFTVKEIAEQYGVSATPVREALVDLSAQGLLDADQHRGFRVHEYSVEDYRGMIEARSLIIEGMFLRLEEGRESVRESGSPERVAAAINGVRRRGEEAQRAAAAGDLTVLIGYDLRFWRELSDFFGNPHLADFLHRLRLQSWVCAVQHLRRLTDLRGHLWSGHTDLVDALYRRDTVTARRMLAEYNADSVALIERLAAE; the protein is encoded by the coding sequence ATGCCCGGCAGCAGCGGCAACGGCGCCGTGACGCGCAGCACCCTGCGGCAGCAGATCGCCGACGCGCTCCGCGACGAGGTGCTGGCGGGCCGGCTGCAACCCGGGCAGGAGTTCACGGTCAAGGAGATCGCCGAGCAGTACGGCGTCTCGGCGACCCCGGTCCGCGAGGCGCTGGTGGACCTCTCGGCGCAGGGGCTGCTGGACGCCGACCAGCACCGGGGGTTCCGCGTCCACGAGTACTCCGTGGAGGACTACCGGGGCATGATCGAGGCGCGCTCGCTGATCATCGAGGGGATGTTCCTGCGGCTGGAGGAGGGCCGGGAGTCCGTCCGTGAGTCGGGCTCCCCGGAGCGGGTCGCCGCCGCCATCAACGGGGTACGGCGACGCGGCGAGGAGGCCCAGCGGGCCGCGGCCGCCGGTGACCTCACCGTCCTCATCGGCTACGACCTGCGCTTCTGGCGTGAGCTCAGCGACTTCTTCGGCAACCCCCATCTCGCCGACTTCCTGCACCGGCTGCGGCTGCAGAGCTGGGTGTGCGCGGTCCAGCATCTGCGACGGCTGACCGATCTGCGCGGACATCTGTGGTCGGGCCACACGGATCTCGTGGATGCCCTGTATCGGCGCGACACCGTCACGGCCCGCAGGATGCTCGCCGAGTACAACGCCGACTCCGTCGCCCTCATCGAGCGACTGGCGGCGGAATGA
- a CDS encoding MarR family winged helix-turn-helix transcriptional regulator, which translates to MSDPHQELLSRGALGVFRLNGQFLAVAEELARPAGISAAWWQVLGAVLKEPLPVAGIARVMGITRQSVQRIADLLVGKGLAEYRPNPAHRRAKLLAPTPEGLAAVARIDPGHAAFADRLAAAYGAAELAEAVRVLERLAEVLDGLEPPVTEP; encoded by the coding sequence GTGAGCGACCCGCACCAGGAACTGCTCAGCCGCGGCGCCCTCGGGGTGTTCCGGCTGAACGGGCAGTTCCTCGCCGTCGCCGAGGAACTCGCCCGGCCCGCCGGGATCAGCGCCGCCTGGTGGCAGGTGCTGGGCGCGGTGCTGAAGGAGCCGCTGCCGGTGGCGGGGATCGCCCGGGTCATGGGCATCACCCGGCAGAGCGTGCAGCGCATCGCCGATCTGCTGGTCGGCAAGGGGCTGGCCGAATACCGCCCCAACCCGGCCCACCGCCGGGCCAAGCTGCTGGCGCCCACCCCGGAGGGACTGGCGGCCGTCGCCCGGATCGACCCCGGGCACGCGGCCTTCGCCGACCGGCTGGCGGCGGCCTACGGGGCGGCGGAGCTCGCCGAGGCCGTCCGGGTGCTGGAGCGGCTGGCCGAGGTGCTGGACGGACTCGAACCCCCCGTTACGGAACCGTAG
- the recR gene encoding recombination mediator RecR, with amino-acid sequence MYEGVVQDLIDELGRLPGVGPKSAQRIAFHILQAEPTDVRRLAQALMEVKAKVRFCATCGNVAQEELCGICRDARRDPTVICVVEEPKDVVAIERTREFRGRYHVLGGAISPIEGVGPDDLRIRELLARLADGTVTELILATDPNLEGEATATYLARMIKPMGLKVTRLASGLPVGGDLEYADEVTLGRAFEGRRLLDV; translated from the coding sequence TTGTACGAAGGCGTGGTCCAGGACCTCATCGACGAGCTGGGGCGGCTGCCCGGCGTCGGTCCCAAGAGCGCGCAGCGGATCGCCTTCCACATCCTGCAGGCGGAACCGACGGACGTACGGCGGCTCGCGCAGGCCCTCATGGAGGTCAAGGCGAAGGTCCGCTTCTGCGCGACCTGCGGGAACGTGGCGCAGGAGGAGCTGTGCGGCATCTGCCGCGACGCCCGCCGCGATCCGACGGTCATCTGCGTCGTGGAGGAGCCCAAGGACGTGGTGGCGATCGAGCGGACCCGTGAGTTCCGGGGCCGGTACCACGTCCTGGGCGGAGCGATCAGCCCGATCGAGGGCGTCGGCCCCGACGATCTGCGCATCAGGGAACTGCTGGCCCGTCTCGCGGACGGCACGGTCACGGAACTGATCCTCGCCACCGACCCCAACCTGGAGGGCGAGGCGACCGCCACCTACCTCGCCCGCATGATCAAGCCCATGGGCCTGAAGGTCACCCGCCTGGCCAGCGGCCTCCCGGTGGGTGGCGACCTGGAATACGCGGACGAGGTCACCCTCGGCCGCGCCTTCGAGGGGAGACGACTCCTAGATGTCTGA